The genomic segment GAGCGGAAGAAATGGAGACATACTCATTAACGATTACGAGATTAATCTTCATTCTGCGCATGACTGTATCTTATTAAAGGAGGATCTCGAATGAGTGATGGTAATTCTGAAGGTTCAGGGGGAAGCATTCCTTTTTGTCTCTCATGTTGCTGCCAGCCGATAATCATTTTTCCTCTTATTCTTTTGGTAGTTGTTTTTTTGATACCGACTGCCATGAAATATGATATCGCACATCCTCATCCTTTTGCTTGGGACAAGTATCAAGTAGTGACCTGCCGTCAACTATTAGAAGGTGGTAATAACTATGGTGGTCAACGTGTTTGTGTCATTGGATATACCTACCCAGGAGGTAATTTCGATCTTATTGGCGATACTCGCGCTGAAGTAACCAGTCATGATAGCCAAGATGCTTGTGTAAAGATCGGGCCTGTAGCAGCTTGCTGGAGCGGAGGAAAGTGGAAAGTTGCTGGAATTTATGATGCATCGATTAATAAGATTAGTATGGATGGGTGGATACAATTGCCTAGCGAAGGATCTACAAGTTCTAACTCGGCGTCTAATGCACCTGTCCCAACTTCCGCAGCATTGTTTAAAGCCGTGCGAGCTGGAAACCTGAAGAAGGTTAGAACGCTTATTGCCAAGGGAGTAGATATGAATTCGACGGATGATGATGGCCAAACCCCAATCATGATTGCTGTAAAAAGCAGATATGTTGAAGTAGCTAAGCTGCTTATCGAAAAGGATGCAGAGGGAGCCGATATCAATGCTAAAGATAAGCGAGGGGATACAGCGCTCATGTTCGCTGCCCAAGAAGGGTTTACTAATACGGTGAAGATGCTGATCGAGTTAGGTGCGGATGTCAAT from the bacterium genome contains:
- a CDS encoding ankyrin repeat domain-containing protein, which encodes MSDGNSEGSGGSIPFCLSCCCQPIIIFPLILLVVVFLIPTAMKYDIAHPHPFAWDKYQVVTCRQLLEGGNNYGGQRVCVIGYTYPGGNFDLIGDTRAEVTSHDSQDACVKIGPVAACWSGGKWKVAGIYDASINKISMDGWIQLPSEGSTSSNSASNAPVPTSAALFKAVRAGNLKKVRTLIAKGVDMNSTDDDGQTPIMIAVKSRYVEVAKLLIEKDAEGADINAKDKRGDTALMFAAQEGFTNTVKMLIELGADVNATNIENETPLIYATFGGHTKTVKALLDMGANANSQAGSGYTALIIAAEHGYSEIAELLLEKGAEFRLANGMNAYNIAVEKGNTKIVDIIKKGANSSHRLNEQ